Proteins from a genomic interval of Corynebacterium deserti GIMN1.010:
- a CDS encoding tyrosine-type recombinase/integrase → MAVQRRPKSGKPAKGKVRWMVRYRDPSGKEHAKSFSTEKEAKAYDAEQARNLARGSWQSPTTLSTTLDELMAQWVLRPMREGTVQAYELTRKNLGPLAAMPASALKRSDVEAWHSQLVNGRPWMGKNDRGVAPTTAREHVVRLSAVLNGAVDDEILVRNVVKLPRLPAGIQVLRSDIPDMDTVRAVVVALEEGGSIYPSRERVAGQRGKFRPVDRVQDPQPIIADMVRAAVGTGMRLSELCGLRTEDIDFLRREVRVEAQLAPGGKERVPTKTLSSVRTIPIADDLIAVLDRRVVASTNGWIFETARGTPYRAATAGGELRKTVTSLGGGVTFHSFRHLYASRLISAGVSVKQVQKVLGHASASTTLDVYAHFFPGDDELSRSAIAGMVDSCGQIAGKVPVGDVQ, encoded by the coding sequence ATGGCAGTGCAGCGACGACCAAAGTCCGGTAAACCCGCTAAGGGAAAAGTTCGGTGGATGGTGCGCTACCGAGATCCATCCGGCAAAGAGCACGCGAAGAGCTTCAGCACTGAGAAGGAAGCCAAGGCCTACGACGCTGAGCAAGCCCGCAATCTAGCACGAGGATCCTGGCAATCCCCCACCACATTGTCAACTACCCTTGATGAGCTGATGGCACAGTGGGTGCTCCGCCCTATGCGAGAAGGAACAGTACAGGCCTACGAGCTGACACGGAAAAACCTTGGCCCACTAGCCGCAATGCCCGCATCTGCCCTGAAGAGATCTGACGTTGAGGCATGGCACAGCCAGCTCGTCAATGGCAGACCGTGGATGGGTAAAAACGACCGCGGAGTCGCACCCACCACAGCACGAGAACATGTCGTGAGATTATCGGCAGTCCTCAATGGTGCCGTCGACGATGAGATACTCGTCCGTAATGTCGTGAAGCTCCCGCGACTCCCTGCGGGTATCCAAGTGCTGCGCTCCGACATCCCAGATATGGATACTGTGCGTGCAGTGGTTGTCGCACTGGAGGAAGGTGGTTCGATCTACCCGTCACGGGAGAGGGTCGCAGGCCAGCGTGGAAAATTCAGGCCCGTCGACAGAGTGCAAGACCCGCAGCCCATCATCGCGGACATGGTGCGTGCAGCGGTCGGCACAGGCATGCGACTGTCAGAGCTATGTGGACTACGTACCGAGGACATCGATTTCCTACGACGCGAGGTGCGTGTCGAAGCTCAGCTGGCACCAGGTGGGAAAGAGCGGGTGCCCACCAAGACTCTCTCCTCAGTTCGAACGATCCCCATTGCCGATGACCTCATCGCAGTGCTTGACCGACGAGTCGTGGCCTCCACCAACGGCTGGATTTTTGAGACCGCGAGAGGCACACCATACCGAGCGGCCACTGCTGGCGGAGAACTCCGCAAGACAGTCACCAGCCTTGGAGGTGGCGTGACATTCCACAGCTTCCGACACCTCTATGCATCACGACTGATCTCCGCAGGAGTCTCAGTGAAGCAAGTCCAGAAAGTCCTCGGCCATGCGTCAGCGTCGACAACTCTTGATGTGTACGCCCACTTCTTCCCCGGCGATGATGAGCTATCCCGGAGCGCAATTGCGGGCATGGTGGATTCGTGCGGGCAAATTGCGGGCAAAGTCCCAGTGGGAGACGTTCAATAA